One Amaranthus tricolor cultivar Red isolate AtriRed21 chromosome 10, ASM2621246v1, whole genome shotgun sequence genomic window carries:
- the LOC130825851 gene encoding defensin Ec-AMP-D2, with translation MDRSRVFSVLFLMLFLVMTTELGTNVAEARICESASYRFKGICVSRTNCANVCKTEGFPGGRCRGFRRRCFCYKHCA, from the exons ATGGATCGCTCACGTGTGTTTTCTGTTCTTTTTCTTATGCTTTTTCTTGTGATGACTAcag aattgGGGACAAATGTAGCAGAAGCAAGAATATGTGAGTCAGCAAGTTACAGATTCAAGGGAATATGTGTGAGCAGGACAAACTGTGCTAATGTTTGCAAAACTGAGGGCTTTCCAGGTGGTCGCTGCCGTGGTTTCCGTCGTCGCTGCTTCTGTTACAAACATTGCGCTTAA
- the LOC130825850 gene encoding 40S ribosomal protein S5, translating into MAAVVDSADGLQNEVKLFGRWSFDDVSVHDIALADYIGVTSVKHATYVPHTAGRYQKKRFRKAQCPIVERLTNSLMMHGRNNGKKLMAVRIIKHAMEIIHLLTDLNPIQVVVDAIINSGPREDATRIGSAGVVRRQAVDISPLRRVNQAIYLLTTGARESAFRNIKTIAECLADELINAAKGSSNSYAIKKKDEIERVAKANR; encoded by the exons ATGGCGGCCGTAGTTGATAGTGCTGATGGCTTGCAAAATGAGGTCAAGCTTTTTGGCCGCTGGAGTTTTGATGACGTCTCG GTCCATGATATTGCATTGGCTGATTACATTGGAGTAACTTCTGTTAAGCATGCTACTTATGTGCCTCACACTGCTGGAAGATACCAAAAGAAGCGTTTCAGAAAAGCTCAATGCCCTATTGTTGAGAGGCTAACCAATTCCCTGATGATGCACGGTCGCAACAACGGGAAGAAGTTGATGGCTGTTAGGATTATAAAACATGCCATGGAGATCATTCATCTCTTGACTGATTTGAATCCCATCCAAGTTGTTGTTGATGCCATTATCAACAG TGGACCAAGAGAAGATGCTACTAGAATTGGTTCTGCTGGTGTGGTGAGGCGTCAGGCTGTTGATATCTCTCCACTGAGGCGTGTTAATCAGGCGATCTACCTTCTGACAACAGGTGCTCGTGAGAGTGCTTTCAGGAATATCAAGACAATTGCTGAGTGTCTGGCTGATGAACTAATCAATGCTGCCAAGGGTTCATCTAATAG TTATGCTATCAAGAAGAAAGATGAGATCGAAAGAGTTGCTAAGGCCAACCGTTAA